The window AAAGTTATCGGAATAGATTTAGGGACGACCAATTCCTGCGTGGCGGTGATGGAAGGGGGAGAGCCTAAAGTCATTCCCAATGCTGAAGGGATGAGAACCACTCCTTCGGTCGTAGCCTTCACGAAAACAGGCGAGAGACTGGTCGGGCAGATCGCCAAAAGGCAGGCGATCACTAATCCTGAAAATACTGTTTTCTCCATCAAAAGATTTATGGGCAGAAAGCATAATGAGGTCCTGGCAGAGGAGAAAATAGTTCCCTATAAAATCGTGGAAGCAACCAACGGAGATGTAAGGGTTTTAATTCAGGGAAAAGAATATTCGCCTCCGGAGATCTCAGCCATGATTTTGCAGTATATGAAAAAAACGGCAGAGGATTATCTCGGAGAACCGGTCATCCAGGCAGTTATCACTGTGCCGGCATATTTCAACGATTCACAAAGACAGGCAACCAAGGATGCCGGAAGAATCGCTGGGCTGGATGTCATAAGAATCATAAACGAGCCTACATCTTCTTCCTTAGCCTATGGGCTTGAAAAGAAGAAAGATGAAAAGATAGCAGTGTTTGACTTAGGGGGCGGGACTTTTGATATATCCATTTTGGAGATTGGCGAAGGAGTATTTGAGGTCAGGTCAACCAATGGCGACACTCATTTAGGCGGAGATGATTTTGACCAGAAAGTTATCGACTGGATGGCAGATGAGTTCCAGAAAAACTACGGCATAGATTTAAGAAAAGACCGGATGGCTTTACAGAGATTAAAAGAAGCCGCAGAAAAGGCTAAGTGCGAGCTTTCCACGACCATGCAGACCAATATCAATCTCCCGTTCATAACTGCTGACGCCTCAGGCCCAAAACATCTGGACCTCTCGCTAACCAGAGCGAAATTAGAGCAGTTGGTGGATGATCTTCTTCAGAGAACTATTGGTCCATGCAAGAGGGCTTTAGAAGATGCCAAACTGTCACCTGATGATATAGATGAGGTTATATTAGTCGGCGGACAGACCAGGATGCCCAAGGTTCAGGAATTAGTTAAGGAGCTTTTCAAAAAAGAGCCGCATAAGGGAGTTAATCCTGACGAAGTAGTAGCAGTCGGCGCAGCCATTCAAGCCGCAGTCTTGACCGGAGAAGTGAAAGACGTTCTGCTTTTAGATGTGACTCCTCTGTCCTTAGGAATTGAAACCTTAGGCGGAGTGATGACCCGGCTGATTGAAAGGAATACCACGATCCCCACCAGAAAGAGCCAGATATTTTCCACAGCCGCAGATGACCAGACCGCAGTCTCTATTCACGTTCTCCAGGGTGAAAGGGAAATGGCTATAGATAACCGTACACTGGGCAGGTTTGATTTGGTCGGGATTCCTCCTGCTCCCAGGGGTATTCCTCAAGTCGAGGTCACCTTTGACATAGACGCGAATGGAATAGTTCACGTTTCAGCCAAGGATTTGGGAACCGGTAAGGAGCAGTCGATTAAGATTCAAGCCTCTTCAGGACTATCTGAGCCAGAGATTAAGGGTATGGTGAAAAATGCAGAATCTCATGCAGAAGAGGACAGGAAAAAGAAGGGTTTGGTTGAATCCCGGAACAAGGCTGACCAGGTTGTCTACACCACAGAGAAAACTTTAAAGGAATACGGAGATAAAGTTTCTCTTGAAGAAAGAAAAAAGATTGAGCAGGCAGTAGAAAAAGTCAAATCCGTCATTCGCAGTGATAATAAAGAAGAGATCGACAGGGCAACTGAAGAGCTTCTGACTGCCTCGCATAAAATAGCCGAAGAGATGTACAAAAAGACCACCAGTCAGCAGAATGCAGGCAAACCTTCTGAGGGACAACCTGAGGAGAAAAAGGAAGAGAAAAAAGAGGGGAAAGATGGTGCAGTGGATGCGGATTATGAGGTGATGGATGATAAATGATAAAAACAATGACGGATGACGAATAGCGAATGAAAAAGCAGCGTCCGGTCCTACGGATCCGTTTATAGGACTTTATGCCGGACGTTTTTTGTTCTATCTACTTGTTAGCCCTGGATGGTGACCATTTGGTGATGGTTATGCCATCTTTGGTGGAATCGAATACGTAGATATTCCCCTGGCTATCGATGCTTAGAGATTTGTTCAAATTATGTATGGCATATCCTGTGCTCTTCCATGCAATCTCCGAGATTAGAGCTCCATTTGCAGTATATTTTCTTACTTTTTCCGAAATCTCTTCATCCTTTTGTACGTAGGCGTGCATATAGACATTTCCCTGGGGGTCGATATCAAAAAAACTAAAAGAGCCAGCAGAAATGTTGTACTCTGTAACAACCTTGCCTGTATTATCCACTGACGCCATTTTCCCTTCTATCTCCTGAAGGATCTGGCCTTTGTCAAGGATGAAGCCACTTGTTCCAGCGAAGCCTTTTCTCAGGGTGGCTTTCTGCTGAGCTGGTGCATAATCTCCGGCAGTGGTTCCAAATTGAAAGATCGCCTGCATTCTTGAATTCTCTCTATAATAGGACAAAAACAGTCTACCAGAGTTGTCACAATAGAGCTTGGTAGAGCCTCCTCCATAGTTCATGCCCTTTGCATCCTCGTCTTGGAAAGAGACATATTCTTTTAACAGATTTCCAGCCTGATCGTATTTTAATACCCTGGGAGGTGCAGCGCTTCCGTATAATACATAAATGTCTTGATTCTGGTCTATACAAATGTCATCTCCATAACCTGCCCTTCCACTTATGACAGTTATCAGATTCCCAGCCGGGCTAAATCTCTGGATTCGTCCATTGAAGGTGTCACAGACATAAATGTCACCATTAGGAGCAATTGTGAATGTGCTCGGTCCCTGGATTGGACCCAGGTCATGGGCTTTGGAATTGTGGGCATAAGGGTTATCAAGGCCGAATTCGCCTGGGTTCTGTCCCCAGGGGGCGCTGAGTATCACCTTTGAGCCGTAGGTCTGTTGTTGCACAGTTTCTGTCGCAAAAACAGGAGTGATTAAAACAAGGAGCAACCCCAAGACCAAGTGAATATTCTTTAAATTTTTCATTTTACTCCTCACTTTTTATACGTTTCCTCGACCTATTTTGGTTTAGTTAAATTTTCTAACAGTTTTAATGTCTAATACCCTATTGACACTATGCGCAGCCATTCAAGGGGTCTGGTCCCCCTTTAAAAAGATAACTAACAAGATATACTACATCGGCTACGGTTACCCTGCCGTCCGCATTGACATCTGCCTTACACAGTGGCTGAGGTGGCGGTCCATGTTTGAACAAGTAATTGATGAGCCATATAACATCCCCGACGCTAACTATTCCATCGCTGTTAGCATCCCCTGCGATAAACGGAACGCCGGCGACATTTTTGTATCTATAGGGCTTATACTTTGGAGAGTATTTTTGCAGTGGCCACTTAAACAACCTTGCCCTTGGCGGTGTTTCTTCTATCACCCACATGGTATCGTAGTCACCCCACTCATAAAATAGGGCCACATGTGTATCTGGCCAGCAGACGATATCGCCCCTCACTAAATATTTATAATCATAGTTAGGAAGTGGGTTACTTACATAGGTACTCGTTAAACATTCGGTTTCACACATGTAAGACAAATTCCAGGCTCTTGATACTAATCCAGCACAATCTGAACCGATTGCCCAGAAAGGATCGCCCCCGGGTTCACAATAAAGCGATTCACGATAACCCGGCTTAAAAAATGCAGCAGAATTATATTTCAGGTTTAGAAGTCTCAAGAAATCATTAGGTCTGTCCCACGCACCCCACTCGTAAGCCTCGCCAGCAATCGGGAATCCTAAATTATTGAGGGGGTCTATACGCCAGTTAGGACATTCACCAGGTGGATAGAGATTGTTAGCAGAAGGTTGCCAAAAAGCATTTACGAATTCTGCCGCAGTATTGATTATTTGATCTCTTGTTCGTTGAGGATAATGTTCCATGACAATCCAGCTTATGTGGATCGGTCCATAAACGTTGTTATTTTCATTCTGCTCATCAGTCCATTCAGGTGAATCGACAAGCAGATAATTATCCCAAGACTCTGCATTTCCGCTGCGGTTTCTTGTAACAAACGTAAAAGTATTGCTGTTCCCTACGGGCAAAGAACTGGTGTATCGATAGTCATTCCCAATGGCAGGTGCAACAGGTGCTGCTGTTGTATCATAGAAGATATCAGTCCAGATAAGACTTGCTGAGGCATTACCGGCATTATGTATAGTGACATCAGTATAGAGGTAGTCATATTTTGCTACCCCTGGTGTAACGCTGCTTGGCGTGACATTTGTAAACATCAAATCTGGTTTTGGAGGCGGTTCTCGCCATGTAATTCGCATCGGTCCGTAACTATTATTGCATTCGTTTAGCTCTGTTGTCGAATTATCGCAATCTACAAGCCCGTAAACTTGCCAGGTTGTAGCGGTATAACTGGTAACGTAATATTGTATAAATTCATGCTGTTCGAACGACCCCAACTGTCCCCAAAAGAAATTATACTGACCCTGGCAATTTGGAGCCGTTGGCGGCGTATCACGATTCTGGAATAAGGAAGTGTAAAAAGTAGATGTAGTGCATGGACTGAAATTTACAACGGTTAGTTTAAGGGTAATGTAACTTCCTACTATCGGATTTGAGTCGCTTGCGGTAATACTAAGTATTCTAAAATCCGGGGCAATAGTCTGGTCAGGGCTTTGACCAAAGAGATGGTAATTTTGTGTAGGGTTGCCTCCGCTGAAACAATACACCCTGACGTAATATAGACCTATAGGTACATCTTTCGAGATATACTCATCATAGTTTCCACCATTCTCGGAAGAAGCGATTATTTCTTTCTTGCAGTCTAGCAAGTAAAGATCGTAATCTGACCATACGGGGATATTACTCAATGTGCAGGCGAAAACCCCTTCACCTGTAACAAATTCATAATCCTTATAGTCTCCTGCCGAGTTCAGATGGTTATAATAAGAAAAATATCCTGCAGGTTTTAATAAAAACGCATCTCCTTCATTCACAATCCTTAGCTCTCCAAACCTAGGAGGTTCCTTTTTGTTGCTGGGAATCTTTTCAGTCTGAGCCTTTAAGTTAAACATTACAAATGTGATAGTTACCGTAATAATACCGGCTAACAACAGAATTTGCCCAATTAGTTTCTTCTTTATCATATTTTCCCCCTTTCGATTAGGTTTTATTGGCTTCCGATAATTTATTTTGCGTAGATTAGATAGAATATATTAAGAATCTACAAATATTTTATCTAATCTCTTCGGCTTTGTAAAGTATTTTTTTAAAATAAATCATCGTCGTGCCTTATCCGAAGAGGGGTTGCACTATCACTTATTGGTTTTTGCTAGCAGTTGGGCCAATTAACTAATTCCACATTTTCGTTGGTGAGGACAGTAAATAAGAACGCATGGTAGGGGCAGGTTTCAAACCTGCCCCTTGTGGGTCTTCTCAAAGTATCAGGGCGACCCTACGGATCGCCCCTACGCCTCCTGATGGACCGGGTTCTCATCCTCAACAGAGTGAGGAGCTATGGACTTTTCTTTTTCTGAAAAACCTCACCCCAATTCACTTTTCCCGTCATCTGCATGACAACAAACAAGGTCAAAATACATAGAATAGTTATAACCAGTCCGGTGAATCCCTCAAAGAAGAAGGTGTAGGAAAAGAAAACCTGGTAAACAAGCTGGGTGACTCCA is drawn from Candidatus Zixiibacteriota bacterium and contains these coding sequences:
- a CDS encoding dockerin type I repeat-containing protein; its protein translation is MIKKKLIGQILLLAGIITVTITFVMFNLKAQTEKIPSNKKEPPRFGELRIVNEGDAFLLKPAGYFSYYNHLNSAGDYKDYEFVTGEGVFACTLSNIPVWSDYDLYLLDCKKEIIASSENGGNYDEYISKDVPIGLYYVRVYCFSGGNPTQNYHLFGQSPDQTIAPDFRILSITASDSNPIVGSYITLKLTVVNFSPCTTSTFYTSLFQNRDTPPTAPNCQGQYNFFWGQLGSFEQHEFIQYYVTSYTATTWQVYGLVDCDNSTTELNECNNSYGPMRITWREPPPKPDLMFTNVTPSSVTPGVAKYDYLYTDVTIHNAGNASASLIWTDIFYDTTAAPVAPAIGNDYRYTSSLPVGNSNTFTFVTRNRSGNAESWDNYLLVDSPEWTDEQNENNNVYGPIHISWIVMEHYPQRTRDQIINTAAEFVNAFWQPSANNLYPPGECPNWRIDPLNNLGFPIAGEAYEWGAWDRPNDFLRLLNLKYNSAAFFKPGYRESLYCEPGGDPFWAIGSDCAGLVSRAWNLSYMCETECLTSTYVSNPLPNYDYKYLVRGDIVCWPDTHVALFYEWGDYDTMWVIEETPPRARLFKWPLQKYSPKYKPYRYKNVAGVPFIAGDANSDGIVSVGDVIWLINYLFKHGPPPQPLCKADVNADGRVTVADVVYLVSYLFKGGPDPLNGCA
- the dnaK gene encoding molecular chaperone DnaK — encoded protein: KVIGIDLGTTNSCVAVMEGGEPKVIPNAEGMRTTPSVVAFTKTGERLVGQIAKRQAITNPENTVFSIKRFMGRKHNEVLAEEKIVPYKIVEATNGDVRVLIQGKEYSPPEISAMILQYMKKTAEDYLGEPVIQAVITVPAYFNDSQRQATKDAGRIAGLDVIRIINEPTSSSLAYGLEKKKDEKIAVFDLGGGTFDISILEIGEGVFEVRSTNGDTHLGGDDFDQKVIDWMADEFQKNYGIDLRKDRMALQRLKEAAEKAKCELSTTMQTNINLPFITADASGPKHLDLSLTRAKLEQLVDDLLQRTIGPCKRALEDAKLSPDDIDEVILVGGQTRMPKVQELVKELFKKEPHKGVNPDEVVAVGAAIQAAVLTGEVKDVLLLDVTPLSLGIETLGGVMTRLIERNTTIPTRKSQIFSTAADDQTAVSIHVLQGEREMAIDNRTLGRFDLVGIPPAPRGIPQVEVTFDIDANGIVHVSAKDLGTGKEQSIKIQASSGLSEPEIKGMVKNAESHAEEDRKKKGLVESRNKADQVVYTTEKTLKEYGDKVSLEERKKIEQAVEKVKSVIRSDNKEEIDRATEELLTASHKIAEEMYKKTTSQQNAGKPSEGQPEEKKEEKKEGKDGAVDADYEVMDDK